Within Flavobacterium pisciphilum, the genomic segment AGCCATATCAGTTGCTACAGTACTTGGTGTTAAGGCTGTAACTCTGATATTGTGTTTTCTCATTTCCTGCATTAAAGAATCAGTTAATCCTAATACAGCAAATTTTGAAGCACTATACGCACTAGTCAATGCATTTCCGTTTAAGCCTGCAGTTGAAGATATGTTAATAATATCACCAATTTGGTTTTCAATCATATTTGGTAAAACGGCACGAGTTACATAATAAATACCCATTAGGTTTACTTGAATAATTCTTTCCCAAGCTGCTGGTTCTAATTCTAAAAAATTACCAAAAGCTGCGATTCCAGCATTGTTAATTAAAATATCGATAGTTTTAAATTCGGCTAATGCTTTCTCTACCGCATTATTTACTGAGTTAATGTCAGCTACATCGGCAGTAATTGCCAATGATTTTACTCCTAGAGCATTTATTTCGCTTGCTACATTATCAATATCAGCTTGAGTTCTTGCCATCAAAATTACATTCACACCTTCTTTTGCTAATGCAATTGCAACCGCTTTTCCAATTCCTTTTCCTGCACCTGTAATTAGTGCATTTTTATTTTTTAGATTACTCATAGTAGTTATTTTTATGTACTGTAAAGTACAATTTGTTTTATATCGTTTGTCGTACAAAAATACTTATTTTGAATTTTGGAAATGGTCTTTTGAATGGATTGTTAATATAAAATTAACTGGATTTTCCTGTTTTGAAATACTATTACGTTTTCGGTTTTACTTTTATAGCTATCTTTAAATAAAGGAACTTATTGTAATAATTATGTAATGCTTTATTGTATTGAATACTGCAAATTTGTAATAAACACATCTATTATGAAAAAAGTACTTCTTATTTTAACTATAGCAATTGTGCTATTCTCATGTAAAAAAAATGAGACTCCTGAGATAAAAGAAATGCAAATAAGAGAAAAACCAAAAGTGATTTCTTATCATATAGAGAATAGAAAAGATTGGTTGAAAACGAACGCTACCACTGATGCACAGTTGGGTATTCTTATTGCAATTAACAGAACGGATAAAGCTAATTTTACTAAAATGGATTCTATCTTGGTTCCTTCTGATTTAAATGGTAAGGTAGAGCATTATCTTCCGTTTCCGTTGACAGTACCGTATTTAAAAGATATTGATAAAATACTATTCTTTTCTTACCCAACGCAAACATTTGCGGCTTATGAGAAAGGGCAATTGGTTTACACTGGGCCTACTAATATGGGGAGAAAAAAAGATCCAACACCTACAGGGCTTTTTTATACTAACTGGAAAGCTGAGCAAACGGTAAGCACCTTTAATGATGAGTGGGATTTGAAATGGAATTTTAATATAGAAAACAAAAAAGGGGTTGGTTTTCACCAATATGCTTTGCCTGGATATCCCGCTTCCCATTCATGTTTGCGACTTCAGGAAAAAGATGCCCGTTATCTTTATGATTGGGCCGATCAATGGGTTCTTGCTGATAAAGAAAATATAAAGGTAAAAGGAACTCCTGTAGTCGTTTTTGGGACTTACGATTTTGATGGAAAGAAGCCTTGGCTACAATTAGCTAAAGATCCTAATGTTTTGGAAATTTCTGCAGATGACATAGAAAAAGAAACAGCACCTTTCTTAGAAAAGATTTTGGCAGAACAGAAGAATAGGGAAGAGTATGAAAGTAGTAAATAACAAAAAGCCACAAATTCCTTTTGTTGAGGTAATTTGTGGCTCCTATAATTTGATTTGTTTATTATTCTTTCAACACCATATCAATACACATTACAGCTGCTAGGATAAGTTGTCTTGAACTATCATCAGGGGGAACAGTATTCTCTATTTGAAGTACATAATTATCGGCACTGGTGAAAAATTCTTTTCCCATTCCTGCCCATTTTTTATTTACTTGACCAAGCATTTTTGTGTCTTTGGTAAATTTAAAATCCCAACCTGTCCATTTTCCTTGTAGTGTACAAACCGGTCTTTCGTTTTTATCTAAAATTTCGAATTTCCCTCCGATAGAAAGTAGTTTTTGTTTGAATGTTCCAATTAAGCGTTCTTTTTCGTCGAAAATTTCTACTGTAGAACGGAAAATCGCTACACCACGTTTTACATTAATTATTTTTTCCCCAGCTGGAGTTGAAATTTCAATGTTAAAAGGTGTTGCTCTTTTAAAATCGGTAAAGCGTAATACTTTGGTGAAAAAGCCTAGGTCTTTTTCTCGGCAATTCATTATTATTTGATTATTCTCAGGATTGTAAATGTCATAGTTGTTAGCAGCTTTGAACATCCCGATATGTTCTTTTACTAAAAATAGGTTTTGATTTAAGATAGGGTTCATTCTAATTGTTTAAAGTTAATTTGTAGATTGTTGTTTTTAAAACTTCAGTATCGTTGTCTTCGCAAAGCAAAAATTCGATTTGTGAGTTTGATTTTTTATATAATGTTAGTCCTTCAAATTTATTTGTTGAGGTAATCTTTTTGGTGAAGTCTATTTTCATGGTTTTAAGATCGATTCGACCAATGAAACTTCCTAATATTTCTCCATCATTGTAAGTAGATTTTGTGTCTTCGGCTGTAGCCAAAAAGTAAATTTTATCATCAACCAGTATGGCATCAGTAAAACTGCTTCGAACTCCTTTTATTTTTGGAAGCTTATAATCTACTGCAATAAGGCTGAACTCTTCGCCTAAGTTTTTGGCATGTATGGTGAAGATGGCATTTTTATTGGTTTTTCCATTTCCACGATTGAATAAATACCAGTTCTCGCCATCAAAGATTGCTCCTTCGAGATTAAAATCTTCGGGTTTTATACCTGAGAAATTTTGCATTACAGCATAAAAATCAGTTAGATTGTTTGTTGCAATTTTAGTTTTTGATTTTAAATCAAATTCAACCATTTTGTTTCTCTGATCGGTAGAACCGGAACCAAAAATGTAAAGGGTATCGTTGTGATTTGTGATGGATTCAAAATCAGGTTTCAGATTTTTTGCAATGTTTTCGGTTGGATTAGCAATTATTTCATGTTTTTTTAAATCGGTGCTATCGATATTGTATTCGTATAAGTAACCGCTATTATCGCCAATGATAAATAATGAATTGTCTTGATATATAAGCCCTGATGCTGAACCGATTCCTATGATTTGGAATAGGATTTCGAGTGTGAATTTTTCCATGGATGTTGTTTTAGTGCAGGTGTCTCAGCCCCGATTGTAATGAAAATACTTTGAAATGAAATTGTTGTTTTGTCTTGAAGGAACAGAGCGACCAGCGGAAGCTCCTGTAACTTTATTAGAGAAAAGCAATTTACTGAAAAGTATTGTAATGCAAAGCGGGAAAAAGCTGACCAAAAATAGTATATTTACTTTAATTAAAACGATGAAATATGAAATCAATTGACCCAAAGAATTTTAAAGTTGTTGATAAAATAAAATTATCAAAGATCCCTACATTATTGGATATCGATGCCGATGAGAAGGAAAAAGAAGTTAAGCTGGATAAGGTGCAAGCCAAATTAAGTAAACTGCAAGATGTTATGTATGCTCATAATAGGTACGGTGTCTTGATTTGTTTGCAAGGAATGGATACTTCGGGGAAGGATAGTTTGATTCGTGAAGTTTTTAAGGAGTTTAATCCTCGTGGGGTTGTGGTTCATAGTTTTAAGACACCTAATTCGACAGAGTTGGAACATGATTATTTATGGAGACATTATCTTGCTTTGCCTGAAAAGGGGAAGTATGCGATTTTTAACCGTACACATTACGAGAATATTTTGGTTACTCGTGTGCATCCTGAATTTATATTAAATGAGAATTTGCCCGGAATTGAGAAAGTAGAAGATATTCCTAAGGATTTTTGGAAGGATAGAATTGACCAAATCAATAATTTTGAGAAGCATATTACCCAGAATGGAATTATTGTTTTTAAGTTTTATTTGCATTTGAGTAAAGAAGAACAGCGCCAGCGTTTATTGCGACGATTGGAAAAAGAGAAGCATAACTGGAAATTTTCGGTAGGAGATTTAAAGGAAAGAGGACATTGGGAGGAATATATGGAGTATTATGAAGAGGCTATAAATAAAACCTCGACCAAAGATGCGCCTTGGTATGTAATTCCAGCCGATGATAAAGAAATGGCTCGTTATATTGTAGCAAAGGTTATTTGGGAAGTGATGCAAAAACATACCGATATTAAGGAACCTGAACTGGATGAGAAGATAAAAGATAATATTAAAATATATAAACAGCAGTTAGAAAATGAGTCTTAGAAATAAGGCTCTTTTTTTTGGTTTGATGTTATTGTAAGTTTGAAATCAAGCATTTTTTGCAAAAATAATAAAGGAAGGTGTAGAAAACGAAGTATTTATTGTAGTGTTTTTCTTATTTTTGAAAGAACAGTATAAGCACTATAATAATTTAACAATATGGATACAAGCACATTTGGATTTGGAGTAAAAACCAATTTAAAGCCTTCGGAATATAATAACTTATTTGGAGACCCTTTTTTTGGAGAAGTAGGAAATTTAAACGCAAGAATCGTATATCAGCGATTGAGTGAAAGAGAGAAAGCTTTGATGCTAAAAGCGAATTATATTAAAATGATTAAAAAAGCTAGGGAAAGAAATTACAATATGGCAGCTGATTGTTTGCAATGGTGGTTGGATGGTACAGGAAATACTAAAAATATTGATTTTCATTGGCTTAGAAAGCAAAACGAAGTTATTGTCGCTGAAAATAAGAATGTTAAACGATTTCAAAATGATCCTGAATTTGAAGCATTTATTAAAACTTTGAAAGAAGGAATTTCGAGTAGGCATATTAGACATTTTGACTGTCAATTTACTGGAGGTATTTTTAGAGAATTGTACTATACTGTTGGTACTAGTACAATAACTTCAAGATGTAATTTTAATGTTTTAAAACAGAAAGATAATTTTACATTGTCAGGTACAATAATTCATTCTTGGTGGGATAGATACGATTGGCATAAAGGAGCATTTGCTTACATTTATGGTTTCGGAAATGTTCAGGATTCAGACGCTTTATTAGTAGAAAAATATTGTGGAGCTAAACCATTTGATATGAGAAGTAATTGGCAACAAACTTTTAATAAAACTTTCAAAGATGGAATATCAAATCTTAAATTAAGATAAGAAATGAAAAATAAAAAATACTTTATAATATTAGGAATTATCCTCTTCTTAATCTTTGCTACTTATTATTGGGATAATAGATTCGTAAAACTTCAGCCTGTAATTACAAAGGAATATACACGTCAAATAATAACTTTTGAAACTGATTTATATAAAATTGCAAAACCAAACGAAGTTCCTGAGAATTATTATAAAAACATAAAGTATGTTATAGACCGTTCGGGTCAAGATTATATGGTTAAAAAGGGAGAAATTTATGTTAGACATAAACTAATGAAAGATTTGAATCTTATTTGGAATTATACTACAAGAACTAGTGACGCTCGTTATTTTGAAGAAATAAGAGAAATGGATAGCATTAATCTTAGTAACCATAAGCGCTATGAAGATTCTATAAAAAAGAAATGAAAAAAGATATTCTCAATTTAAAAATGGATTAAGATTCAGTGTTGTGTTATGAAAAGGATGTACTATTTAAGGAACCTGAACTAGATGAGAAGATAAAAGATAATATTAAAATATATAAACAGCAGTTAGAAAATGAGTCTTAGAAATAAGGCTCTTTTTTTTGGTTTGATGTTATTGTAAGTTTATGAATGGTTAGGATTACTAATTTAATGTTAATTTTTTTAAGGTTTATGAAGGTGTTTTGACTGGACTATTGTTTTTTTGATAATATCTAAATCATTTTAAGTTAAAGAAGAGGGAGTTACTTTGCTAAAAAAATATAAACCAACTTTAAACTAAAAATGAAAAGAATTATTTTACCCCTAATTATTCTAGGTTCGTTAATTACATCATGTAATAATGACTCTAAAGATCAAGAGGAAGTAGCAACATCTAGTGTTGTATTAAAGGATCAATCGGTTACTCCAAGCCTATTGAAAGCAAAAGCAGGTTTTGAAAACTTAAAGATTTATTCTCTTTTTAGTTCTGATGATGTTTTTCCAGATAGTCCAAAGTTTGTTTTTGGAGGTTCTGCTGATGGTTCTGGTCTGTTAAAAAATACGGATGGGACTTTTACTTTTTTGGTAAACAATGAAGATAATTTTGCCGTTTCTAGAATTACTCTTGACAAAACATTCAAACCTACTAAAGGGGAGTATTTGTTAAATTCTAGTGGTGGAACTTGGAGATTATGTGGTGCTACATTGGCTACGCCTGCTGAGCATGGTTTTGGACCAGTATATTTAACTTGTGGTGAGTCTGGAGAAGAATCTCGTACGCATGCATTGGACCCTAACGGAAGTGTAGGTTCAGCATCAGTATCTAAGGAATTAGCTGGATTTGGACGTTTAAGTGCTGAAAATGCTTTGCCTTTACGTACAGCTGCTTACAAAGGTAAAACGGTTGTTGTAATTGGTGATGATGACTCAGGAACTTACGGTGGTCAAGTTTTTATGTATGTATCTAATACTGTGGGTGATTTATCTGGTGGATCTTTATATATGTTAAAAAGAAATGATGATAACCAAAGAGAAAAAGATATGGATGTTAACAAAACATATCCTGTTTCTTTTGTAAAAATCGACAATCATACAACACTTACTGGTGCTCAAATTAATGCATCTGTAAATACTTTGAAAGCAATTAAATTTGGTCGTGTAGAAGATTTGGATTACCGTAAAGGTGGTGGTGCAGCTGATCGTGAATTGTATTTTAACGTTACTGGACAAAATACAACTGGAACAAATGCTGATGGTTCTAGAACTAAATACGGTAGAGTTTATAGATTAAATCTTGATGCAGCAGATCCGTTAAAAGGAACTCTTGAGGTTGTTCTTGATGGTGATAACCGTACAGGAATTGCTGGT encodes:
- a CDS encoding 3-ketoacyl-ACP reductase; its protein translation is MSNLKNKNALITGAGKGIGKAVAIALAKEGVNVILMARTQADIDNVASEINALGVKSLAITADVADINSVNNAVEKALAEFKTIDILINNAGIAAFGNFLELEPAAWERIIQVNLMGIYYVTRAVLPNMIENQIGDIINISSTAGLNGNALTSAYSASKFAVLGLTDSLMQEMRKHNIRVTALTPSTVATDMAKDLKLTDGNPEKVMQSEDIAELIIAQLKLNRRVFIKNSSIWSTNP
- a CDS encoding phospholipid scramblase-related protein, which translates into the protein MNPILNQNLFLVKEHIGMFKAANNYDIYNPENNQIIMNCREKDLGFFTKVLRFTDFKRATPFNIEISTPAGEKIINVKRGVAIFRSTVEIFDEKERLIGTFKQKLLSIGGKFEILDKNERPVCTLQGKWTGWDFKFTKDTKMLGQVNKKWAGMGKEFFTSADNYVLQIENTVPPDDSSRQLILAAVMCIDMVLKE
- a CDS encoding PPK2 family polyphosphate kinase; this encodes MKSIDPKNFKVVDKIKLSKIPTLLDIDADEKEKEVKLDKVQAKLSKLQDVMYAHNRYGVLICLQGMDTSGKDSLIREVFKEFNPRGVVVHSFKTPNSTELEHDYLWRHYLALPEKGKYAIFNRTHYENILVTRVHPEFILNENLPGIEKVEDIPKDFWKDRIDQINNFEKHITQNGIIVFKFYLHLSKEEQRQRLLRRLEKEKHNWKFSVGDLKERGHWEEYMEYYEEAINKTSTKDAPWYVIPADDKEMARYIVAKVIWEVMQKHTDIKEPELDEKIKDNIKIYKQQLENES
- a CDS encoding L,D-transpeptidase — protein: MKKVLLILTIAIVLFSCKKNETPEIKEMQIREKPKVISYHIENRKDWLKTNATTDAQLGILIAINRTDKANFTKMDSILVPSDLNGKVEHYLPFPLTVPYLKDIDKILFFSYPTQTFAAYEKGQLVYTGPTNMGRKKDPTPTGLFYTNWKAEQTVSTFNDEWDLKWNFNIENKKGVGFHQYALPGYPASHSCLRLQEKDARYLYDWADQWVLADKENIKVKGTPVVVFGTYDFDGKKPWLQLAKDPNVLEISADDIEKETAPFLEKILAEQKNREEYESSK
- a CDS encoding DUF6929 family protein — translated: MEKFTLEILFQIIGIGSASGLIYQDNSLFIIGDNSGYLYEYNIDSTDLKKHEIIANPTENIAKNLKPDFESITNHNDTLYIFGSGSTDQRNKMVEFDLKSKTKIATNNLTDFYAVMQNFSGIKPEDFNLEGAIFDGENWYLFNRGNGKTNKNAIFTIHAKNLGEEFSLIAVDYKLPKIKGVRSSFTDAILVDDKIYFLATAEDTKSTYNDGEILGSFIGRIDLKTMKIDFTKKITSTNKFEGLTLYKKSNSQIEFLLCEDNDTEVLKTTIYKLTLNN